A single genomic interval of Arachis duranensis cultivar V14167 chromosome 7, aradu.V14167.gnm2.J7QH, whole genome shotgun sequence harbors:
- the LOC107496928 gene encoding uncharacterized protein LOC107496928, with product MAYCKFPDVYCWIQKLPPISEWRTISMSLTICSSSKSSQPSLSLTIAKNHQTPNKVIFAIVADFSIPISLWTSKPFKPNPKTMRLIDSEETISNLLVNFIEDILHYGPNKNTNTSYIKFPYSNPNNIPNFEEIFNLAFLTLLFLVCIYEAPLDIRSTCLTTLKNNLQGCQSRQASKLLMKMLGNNLEEQWMRSINLAITNWIVEIQQHELPHLNHHHQHSMMRTPSPLYSYSFSTLGLWKVQLYCPVISMDVVHSNHHHYLAADERLQFSLKYHQLEGVLQFNHRVLNRERWIDIIVNIDNIRCDVLKLVDDSLLRERGAGASEKYFPSRILLQLTPMVQHQVLSLSVGKSSENPSIEIGMERGIEASFQPPNPQVGLTFSAGESSTVSLKPWKFEQSVYGYSANLNWILHDSVDGREVFSSKPSKIALVNPKSWFKDRYSSAYRPFTRQGGVIFAGDEYGESVCWKVDKGAKGKTMEWEIRGWIWVTYWPNKYKTFYDETRRLEFREILHVNIP from the exons ATGGCTTATTGCAAATTCCCTGATGTTTATTGCTGGATTCAAAAGCTTCCACCAATCTCAGAATGGAGAACAATTTCCATGTCACTAACCATATGTTCTTCATCAAAATCATCAcaaccttctctctctctcaccataGCCAAAAATCACCAAACCCCAAATAAAGTAATCTTTGCAATTGTAGCTGATTTTAGCATCCCCATCTCTCTATGGACCTCAAAACCCTTCAAACCAAATCCAAAAACCATGAGGCTCATAGATAGTGAAGAAACCATTTCCAATCTCCTTGTTAATTTCATTGAAGATATCCTTCACTATGGCCCCAACAAAAACACCAACACCTCCTACATAAAATTCCCATATTCAAATCCAAATAATATTCCAAACTTTGAAGAAATCTTCAACCTTGCATTCCTCACCTTGTTGTTCCTAGTTTGCATATATGAAGCACCTTTGGATATTAGATCCACATGTCTTACTACTTTGAAGAACAACTTACAAGGTTGTCAATCAAGACAAGCATCCAAGTTGTTGATGAAGATGTTGGGGAACAATCTAGAAGAACAATGGATGCGTTCTATAAACCTTGCAATAACTAATTGGATTGTGGAGATTCAACAACATGAACTACCACATCTTaaccatcatcatcaacatagCATGATGAGAACACCATCTCCTTTGTACTCTTATTCATTCTCAACTCTTGGGTTATGGAAAGTTCAATTGTATTGCCCTGTTATAAGCATGGATGTTGTGCATTCAAATCACCATCATTATTTAGCAGCTGATGAGAGGCTTCAATTCTCTCTTAAGTATCATCAACTTGAAGGTGTTCTTCAGTTCAATCACAGAGTCTTGAACAGAGAAAGGTGGATTGACATCATCGTCAACATTGACAACATAAG GTGTGATGTATTGAAACTAGTAGATGATAGCCTTTTGAGAGAAAGAGGAGCAGGAGCATCTGAGAAATATTTCCCATCAAGAATATTGTTACAACTAACTCCCATGGTCCAACACCAAGTATTGAGTTTATCGGTTGGCAAGTCCTCAGAAAATCCATCAATAGAGATTGGCATGGAAAGAGGCATAGAAGCCTCATTCCAGCCACCAAATCCCCAAGTAGGGCTCACTTTTTCGGCCGGCGAGTCGTCGACCGTGAGCCTAAAGCCTTGGAAATTCGAGCAATCCGTGTACGGCTATAGCGCGAATTTGAATTGGATCCTCCATGATAGTGTTGATGGTAGGGAAGTGTTCTCATCAAAGCCTTCAAAGATTGCATTGGTGAATCCAAAGTCATGGTTTAAAGATAGATACTCTAGTGCTTATAGACCTTTTACTAGGCAAGGAGGGGTTATTTTTGCTGGGGATGAGTATGGAGAAAGTGTGTGTTGGAAAGTTGATAAAGGTGCTAAGGGCAAAACAATGGAGTGGGAGATTAGGGGTTGGATTTGGGTGACATATTGGCCTAACAAGTATAAGACATTCTATGATGAAACTAGGAGGTTGGAGTTTAGGGAGATACTTCATGTTAACATTCCTTAG